The following is a genomic window from Actinomadura sp. WMMB 499.
CGAGTACGTCTACCGGGCCATGCGCGCGGGCGCGAGCGGCTTCGTGCTCAAGGACATCCCGCCGGACCAGCTCCCCGCCGCCGTCCGCACCGTCGCCGACGGCGGCGCGCTGCTCGCCCCGTCCATCACCCGCCGGTTCATCGGCCGCTTCACCCGCGACCTCACCGTCAACGCGTCCGTCGCCGCCCGGCTCGGACGCCTCACCGACCGCGAACGCGAGGTGCTGGCGGCCGTCGCGCAGGGCGCCAGCAACCCGGAGATCGCCGAGCGCCTGTTCATCGGCCCCGCGACCGTCAAGTCGCACGTGTCGGGCATCCTCACCAAACTCGGCCTCCGCGACCGCGTGCAGATCGTGATCTTCGCGTACGAGAGCGGCCTCATCGAACCCGGCGACCGCGACATCGGCCACTGACCCCGCAAAACGCCGGACGGCGGGGACAACCCGGAGTGGTACGATATCTGGTACCAGATTTGGGATGGAGGCGCCGCATGTCCATTACCGCGAGCGAGGCGCGCCGCAGGCTGTTCCCCCTCATCGATGAGGTCAACGACGATGGGGCGCCCGTGGAGATCGTCGCCAAGAACAACCGCGCCTACCTGGTGTCCGCCGCCGAGTACGAGGCGCTGGAGGAGACCGCGCACCTGCTGCGCTCACCGGCCAACACGCGTCGGCTCATGACGGCCTACCAGCATGCCCTGGAAGGCCGGCACGAGATCCGTGACACCATCGACCCCGACGAGGAGCAGTGAAGCTGTCCTTCACCCCGGAAGGGTGGGAGGACTACACATCCTGGCTCTCCACCGATCGGCAGACCCTGAAGCGCATCAACCGCCTCATCGATGACGCCCTGCGCGACCCGTACGAGGGCATCGGGAAGCCCGAGCCGCTCAAGCACGCTCTCCAAGGAGCCTGGTCCCGCCGGATCACCGAAGAACACCGCCTCGTCTACCTCCCCCGTGGTGACGAGCTCATCATCCTGCAGGCTCGCTACCGCTACTGAGACGGCCGGGGGACGGTGGTGACCGCCCGCGCGACGCGGACCGGCCGTTCCATGCTCGAGGTTCAGCACGGTCCGTCGCCGACGGACGCGGTGACCGCGTGGAACGACCAGATGGCGCTGCTGCCCTGGGGGCTGTCGCGCATCCTCGGGATCACCACCCACCTCGGCGTCCCGGAGGCGCTGCCACTCTGGGTCGCCGCCACCGGCGCGGCGCTGATGCTCGGCGGCACCGCTCTGACCCTCCGCCCCGGACGCGCCGCCGGGGCGTGCTGGCGCGGAGCGTGATGGAGGGTGTCAGGCGGGTTCGGTGCCGGCGCGGAGGAGGGGGACGAGGTACGTGCGGGCGAAGGTGCGGAGGTCGTTCTCGGTCTCGAGCGGGATGCAGCTCTGCGGGTCCAGGAAGAACGACATCGCGAGGCGGACGATCAGTTCGGCGGCGGCGTCCGGGGACGCGACGGCGGACGGGCCGGGCGAGCGGCGGAACTGCTCGGCGAGGAAGTCGCGGGCGAACGCCACGAACCGGGACTCGGTGGTCAGGTAGGGCAGGACGATCTCCGGCTCGGAGCTGATCAGCCGGGCCAGCAGGGGGTTCGCGCGGGCGAGGCCGATGCCGGTGACGAAGCCCTCGACGAGGCGTTCCTCGACGGTCGGGCGGCCCTCGGCGGCGCGGACCATCGCGACCATGGCGCGGCGGCCCTCGCGGATCGCGACGGCCTGCATCAGGTCGTTCTTGCCCGCGAAGCGGCGGTAGACGGTGGCGCGGGCCAGTTCGGCGCGGCGGGCGACGCTGTCCACGTTGGTCCGGCGCAGCCCGTACGCGCCGAACTCCGCCAGGGCCGCGTCCAGGATCCGGGTGGTGAGCTCTTCGGTCTCCTCCTCCGGGCCGGACGGGGAGATCAGGTGTTCGGGTGGCGCCATGTCGCGGTCACTATAGCCGCCGGAGCCGCTGTGCCCCAGGTCACGTTGACCTTGAGAGAGACAGAGAGACATATTTTTCTATATGTATCTCTCTGTGCCGGAGGTGGCCCGGTGACGTCCGGAACGCTCCCACCCGAACTGCAGGAGTTCGATCTGTCCGGGCTGGCGTTCTGGACGCGCCCGGACGCCGATCGGCTCGAGGCGTTCCGGCGGATGCGGGAGATGGACCGGGCGGCGTTCGTCCCGATCGCGAAGCTCCCGTTCATCAAGTCCAAGCCCGGCTTCCACGCGCTGGCCCGGCACGCCGACGTCACCGAGGCCAGCCGCAGGCCCGAGCTGTTCAGCAGCGAGCCGACGGCCAACACGCTGACCGAGATGCCCGCGTGGGCGGGCCGGTTCTTCGGCTCGATGATCAACATGGACGATCCGCGGCACGCCCAGATCCGGCGGGTCGTGTCGCGGGCGTTCACCCCGAAGGTGCTGGCGCGGGCGGAGGAGGACCTCCAGCGGCGCGCGTCCCGGATCGTGGACGACATGATCGCCGAGGGGCCCGGCGACTTCGTGGCGCAGGCCGCGGCGCGGCTGCCGGTCGAGGTCATCTGCGACCTGATGGGTATCCCCGCACGGCACCACGCGATGGTGCTGAACCGGACGAACGTCATCCTCGGCTACAGCGACCCCGAGTACAACGGGATCCCCGCCGACGAGCGGTACCTGGCGGGCAAGCCGCGCAGGGTCGACCTGCTGAAGGGCTCGGTCAAGCTCGTCCGGGCGGGCAACGACCTGTTCCGCCTGGTCAAGCGGCTGGGCGAGGAGCGCAAGAAGCGTCCGGGCGAGGACCTGATCTCCAAGCTCGTCAACGCCAACGACGACGGCGAGTCGCTGACCACCCAGGAGACCGGCTCGTTCTTCATCCTGCTGGTCACGGCGGGGAACGAGACCACGCGGAACGCGATCGCGCACGCGCTGCGGCTGTTCACCGAGTTCCCCGAGCAGCGGGCGCTGCTGCTGGAGGACTTCGAGGGACGGATCGGCGGCGCCGTCGAGGAGATCGTCCGGTACTCGACGCCGGTCATCCAGTTCCGCCGCAACGTCACGCGGGACTGCGAACTGAACGGCATGCCGCTGAAGAAGGGCGACATCGCCGTCCTCATCTACACCTCGGCGAACCGGGACGAGTCGGTGTTCACCGACCCCGACGCGTTCGACATCACCCGGTCCCCGAACCCGCACGTCGGCTTCGGGGGCCCCGGCCCGCACTACTGCCTGGGCGCCCACCTGGCGCGCCGCGAGATCACCGTGATGCTGCGGGAGCTGTTCACCCGGCTGCCCGACATCCGCAGCGCCGGGGAGCCGGAGCGGCTGCTGTCCCACTTCATCAACGGCATCAAGCGCATGGACTGCGACTTCCGGACGGAGACGCCCTCATGACCCGCGAGCCGGACGGGCTCGGGCCGGGCTCGCTGACCTGGCGATTCTTCGGAGACACCCGGATGGCCCTGGTGGGCCCGCGCGCCGCCGTCCTGCAGAACATGCTCCCGGCGCTCGGCCAGGGCGTCCTCGACCACTCGGTGTTCTTCGACGAGACGTTCGCGCGGGTGAAGCGGTCCGCGGGCCCCATCCTGAACACGGTGTACGGCCTGGACCGGGCGCACGCGACGGGCACGAAGGTCCGCGACTACCACACCGACATCAAGGGGACCATGCCGGACGGGTCGCGCTACCACGCGCTCGATCCGGAGACCTACTACTGGGCGCACGCCACGTTCTTCGACAACATGCTGTACGGCGTCGAGACGTTCATCCGCCCGCTGGGCGAGGACGAGAAGCGCCGCCTCTACGAGGAGTCCAAGACCTGGTACCGCATGTACGGGGTCAGCGACCGAGCCATGCCGGAGGACTGGGAGGCGTACCAGGCGTACTGGAAGCGGATGCTCGACGACGAGATCGTCGCGCATAAGACCGCGCGGTACGGGGTGGGCTACGTGTCCAAGGGGCTGCCCAGGCCCGGAAGGGTTCCGGCGCCCGTGTGGCGTGCGGTGAGCCCGCCGCTGAACTCGGTCGCCCGGTTCGTCACGGTGGGCGGGCTGCACCCGCGCATGCGCGAGCTGCTCGGCACGCCGTGGAGCGCCGCGGACGAGCGCCGGTACCGGCGGTTCGCGTCCGGCGTCCGGAAGCTGAACCGGGTGTGGCCGCTGCTGCCCGAGGCCGTCCGGTACGTTCCGCAGGCCCGCAAGGGGTTCGCCCGCGCGCGGCGGAGGGCGCGATGACGTCCCGCCGTGACCGGCTCGCGTGGCTCGGCGCCGCGTGGCGGGCCGGGATGCTCGCGCCGATGCCGCCGCGGACGCTGGCGGCGGTGGTGCGGGCGATGCGCGCGTACGGGGCGCTCGGCGCGGCCACCGCGGTCGGCGCCGCGCGCTTCGGCGACCGGACGGCCGTGGTGGACGACCGCGGCCCCGTCGGCTACCGCGACCTGGACCGGGGCGTCAACGCGCTGGCGACGGCCTGGGCCCGGCGCGGCATCGGGCCGGACGGGCGGGTCGCCATCCTGTGCCGCAACCACCGGGGCCTGCTGCTGGCGCTCTCGGCGGCGGGCCGGCTCGGGGCCGGGATCGTCCTGCTCAACACCGACTTCGCGGCGCCGCAGCTGCGCCGCACGGTCGAGGAGCAGGGCATCACGGCCCTGGTCCACGACGCGGAGTTCGCGCCGCTGGTGGAGGGGATCGAGGTCCCGCACGGCGTCTACACCGCGTGGTCCGACGGCGGCGCCTGCGACCTGGACGAGCTGGCGGCGGGCCGGGCCCTCGCCCCGCCCGCGCCGCCGCGCGCGAGTGCGCTCGTCATCCTGAGCAGCGGCACGTCCGGGCGGCCCAAGGGCGCCATGCGCTCGTCGGCGCCGAGCGAGCCGCTGGCGCTGCCGGGCGGCATCCTCACCCGGATCCCGTTCCGGCGGAACGAGGCCGTCCTGGTCGCCCCGCCGCTGTTCCACGGGTGGGGGCTGACGTCGGCGACGCTCGCGCTGGCCCTGGGGTGCACGCTCGTCCTGCACCGCAGGTTCGACGCGGAGCGCGTCGTCGCGGACCTGGCCGAGCGGCGCTGCACGGCGCTGATCGCGGTGCCGACGATGCTGAGCCGGGTGCTGGCGGCCCCGAACCTGGACGGCCGCGACCTGTCCGCGCTGCGGATCATCGCCACCGGCGGCGGCCCGCTCTCCGCCGCCCTGACCCGCGAGGCGACGGGCGCGTTCGGCGAGGTGCTCTACAACTTCTACGGCTCCACCGAGGCGTCCTGCATCAGCATCGCCACGCCCGCCGACCTGGCCGCGGCCCCGGGATGCGCCGGGACGCCGCCGCCCGGCACCGTCGTGTCGATCCTGGACGAGGACGGACGTCCCGTCCCGCCGGGGACGGTCGGGCAGGTGCACGTGCGCAGCCCGACGCGGTTCGACGGGTACACCTCCGGGCGGGCGGTGGCGGCGGCCGGGGCGCCGCTGCCCATCGGCGACCTGGGGCACGTCGACCGGGCGGGGCGGCTGCACATCGACGGCCGCGCCGACGACATGATCGTCTCGGGTGGCGAGAACGTCCATCCCGCCGAGATCGAGGAGCTGCTCGCCGCCCATCCGGACATCGCCGAGGCCGCCGTCGTCGGCGTCCCCGACGAGGAGTTCGGGCAGCGGCTGCGCGCCTGCGTCGTGGCGGCCCCCGGGTCGTCCGGCGGGCTCGACGCCGAGCAGGTCAGGAAGCACGTCGCCGCCAACCTCGCCCGCTACAAGGTGCCCCGCGAGGTCGTGTTCCTGGACGAACTGCCCCGCACACCGACCGGCAAGGTCGTCAAGCGGAGGCTGGCCGCCGGTTCCTGACCCGAGAGGCCCCCGGCAACACCGTCGCCGGGGGCCTCTTCGGTGGTCTCGATCAGTCGTCTTCGGGCTTCGCGGGCTTGGGGATCTCCGCGGGGATCGGCTTCTCGGGGGCGTGGCCGTTCGCGGCGGGCTGCCCGGCGCCCTTGACGTTCAGGTCGCCGAGGAGCTGGCGCGCGACGCCGAGCCCGGTGCCGCCGAGGGTGAGGGCCTTGGCGAGCATGTCCTCGACGCCCTGGGCGCCGTTCAGGACGATCATGTTGTCGACGTTGCCGAACACCTCGGCGCCCGCCTCGACGATCTCCGGCCACTTCTCCGCGAGCTGCTGCGCGATGACCGCGTCGGTGTTCTCGGCGAGGGCCTCCGCGCGGGCCTTGATGGCCTCGGCCTCGGCGAGACCCTTCTGCCGGATCGCGTCCGCCTGGGCCTCACCCATGACGCGGGTGGCGTCGGCCTGGCGCTCGGCCTCCTTCTTGGCGGCGTCGGCGTAGGCGATCCGCTCGTCGCGCTGGGCGCCGGCGAGCTTGACCTGCTCGTAGGCGCGGGCGTCGGCGGGCTTGCGGATCTCGGATTCGAGGCGCTTCTCGGTGCGCTCGGCCTCCAGCTCGGCGTTGCGGGTCTCGCGGAGGATGACCTCCTGCCGGGCCTGCTGCTCGGCCTGCTTCACCTCACCGTTGTACTCGGCCTTCTTGATCTCGGTGTCGCGGATGACGGCGGCGTTCTCCCGCTCGGTCTCCTGCTCGCGGGCGGTCGCCTCCTGGTTGCGCTCGGCCTCCGCGATGCGGGCGGCGGACGAGACGCGCGCGGCGTGCGGGCGGCCGAGGTTGGTGATGTAGCCGGTCTCGTCCTCGATCTCCTGGATCTGCAGGGAGTCGACGATCAGGCCGAGCTTGCTCATCTCGTCGGCGGCGGACATGCGGGTCTCGCTGGTCATCCGCTCGCGGTTGAGGATCAGGTCCTCGACGGTGAGGTTGCCGATGATCGAGCGGAGGTGACCGGTGAACAGCTCGTGGATGGCGCCGTCCATGGACGCCTGCTGCTCCAGGAACCGGCGGGCCGCGTTGGCGATCGAGATGAGGTCGTCACCGACCTTGTAGATGACGACGCCGCGCACGTGGACGGGGATGCCCTGCTGGGTGACGCACTGGACCTCGAGGTTGCCGGCGCGGCTGTCGAGCCGCAGCCGCCGGGAGGTCTGGAAGCCGGGCAGCACCGCGGTGCCCTTACCGGTGACGATCTTGAAGCCGAGGCTGTCGAGCCCCGTCTCGGACTTCGACTTGGCGCCGAGCCCCGAGATGATCAGCGCCTCGTTCGGTTCGGCGACCTTCCAGATGAGCTTGAACAGGATGATCAGGACGATGAGTCCGACGACGACCGCACCGATGATGATGGCCATCCGTCCCCCTTCCGCGTTTAGGGGCGGCGAGCCCGCTCCCGGAGGGCTCGTCCGCGTTACGGATATGGACGCGGCGGGCGCGCGAACGGTTCAGTCATCCCGGAAGTTCCCGGCGAACCGGGGCGAAAATTCACACGATCGCCGTCTCCCGGAACGATCCAGGGGTGTCCCGGCCGTGCGAATGGCCGGAAGCGGCCTCCGACCGACCGAAAGCCCGAGGCGGCCGGAAGCAGGCGGCCGGAGGCCGGCTCAGCCGAAGGCGGGAGCGACGTAGACGGTCCGCGGGGGGTGGTGCTCGACGACGATGACGAGGGTGCCGACGGGGATCTCGTCGCGGGGGTCGACCGGATGCGCGTAGAACGCCTCGACGCCGCCGCGGATCGGGATCATCACCTCGCCGACGAGCCCCGGACCGATCTTGCCGGTCACCCGGCCCTGCCTGCCGATCAACAGTGCTCTCCGCCCGTCGCGTCCACGTTCAGGCAAGGTTATCCGCTGCGCGCGGCACGCGTCAGGGGAGGAACCGGCCGGCGTTCCCGAGCGCCGCGCGCGCGATCCGCTCGGCCTCGGCGCGGGTGGCGTTCGGGCCGACGACGCTGATCGTCGCGAGGTAGTCGCGGCCCCGGAAGACGACGTACCAGGCCTTCGTGTGCCCGGTCCCGGCGAGCGTCGTGACGCCGACCGTCCGCGAGCCCTCGCCGATGCCGCCGCGCGGCGCCTCGGCGACGCGGTGCGTGGCCCACTTCGTGCCGATCCTCGTCTTGAACTCCAGGCAGTCGGACGGGACGCGCGCGTTGACCTGCTCGTCGGCCTCGTCCGGCGGCATCCCCATCAGCGTCTGGGTCGCCGTCTGGCCGTTGCCCTTGGCGAACGTGACGAGCGCCGCGGGGACCTTCGCGGGGATGTTCCCGCCGGGGCCGCCGGCGCCCTCGGCGCAGTCGGGCTTGTCGAGGACGACGTTCTCCCGCAGGTGCGCGGCGTTGCGGATGGCGCGGAGCGTCCCGTACTCGCCGAGGTCGGGGTCGCCGGTGCGCTGGTAGCCGGTCAGCTCGGTGAGCAGCGCCTGGGAGAGCTGGTCGGAGGTGTAGCCGATGCCGGCGACCGCGACGCCGCCGTCGCCGCCCCCGGACGCCCCGGCGGGCGCGCCGCCCTCGCACGCGGACGCCGTCACGGCGGTCAGGATCGCCGCCAGGGCGAGCGGGAGGAGCCGGTGCGCCATGCCCGCGACCTTACGGGCAGGACGGGCGAAACCGGCCCGGCGACACGCCCGTCCGGCGGGTCCGGGCGGGCGGGCTCAGGCCTGGTGGTCGGCGCGCTCGTTGTAGCAGCCGGCGTAGTCCTGGCCGGAGAGCTTCTGGATCGTCTCGACGATCTCGTCGGTGATGGCGCGGCGGGCCTTGGCCGGGGAGAGGTCGTCGAGGTGGGAGAAGTCCATCGGCGGGCCGATCCGGACGGTGGGGCGCGGGCCGAAGAAGCGCGGCCAGCCGGCGCCGATCGGCTGGATCTTCTCGGTGCCCTCCAGGCCGACGGGCAGCACGCGCGCGCCGGACTCCAGGACGAGCCAGCCGATCCCGGTGCGGCCTCGGTAGAGCCGCCCGTCCTGGGAGCGGGTGCCCTCCGGGTAGACGGCGAACGCGCCGCTGTTGTCGAGCACCTCGGCGGCCTGCTCCAGGGCGCCCATCGCGGCGCGCCGGGCGCCGCGCCGGACCGGGACGTGCCCGAGGTTGGTGAGGAACCAGCGGACGAAGCTCTTCTTCAGCCCGCCGCCCTCGAAGTAGTCGGCCTTGGCGATGTAGGTCACCGGGCGCGGCACGGCGAGCGGGATGATGAAGCTGTCGATGAACGACAGGTGGTTGCTGGCGACG
Proteins encoded in this region:
- a CDS encoding 1-acyl-sn-glycerol-3-phosphate acyltransferase; this translates as MFYTFMTRVVRPILWLLFRPKVEGGENVPSYGPLIVASNHLSFIDSFIIPLAVPRPVTYIAKADYFEGGGLKKSFVRWFLTNLGHVPVRRGARRAAMGALEQAAEVLDNSGAFAVYPEGTRSQDGRLYRGRTGIGWLVLESGARVLPVGLEGTEKIQPIGAGWPRFFGPRPTVRIGPPMDFSHLDDLSPAKARRAITDEIVETIQKLSGQDYAGCYNERADHQA
- a CDS encoding cytochrome P450; this translates as MTSGTLPPELQEFDLSGLAFWTRPDADRLEAFRRMREMDRAAFVPIAKLPFIKSKPGFHALARHADVTEASRRPELFSSEPTANTLTEMPAWAGRFFGSMINMDDPRHAQIRRVVSRAFTPKVLARAEEDLQRRASRIVDDMIAEGPGDFVAQAAARLPVEVICDLMGIPARHHAMVLNRTNVILGYSDPEYNGIPADERYLAGKPRRVDLLKGSVKLVRAGNDLFRLVKRLGEERKKRPGEDLISKLVNANDDGESLTTQETGSFFILLVTAGNETTRNAIAHALRLFTEFPEQRALLLEDFEGRIGGAVEEIVRYSTPVIQFRRNVTRDCELNGMPLKKGDIAVLIYTSANRDESVFTDPDAFDITRSPNPHVGFGGPGPHYCLGAHLARREITVMLRELFTRLPDIRSAGEPERLLSHFINGIKRMDCDFRTETPS
- a CDS encoding flotillin family protein encodes the protein MAIIIGAVVVGLIVLIILFKLIWKVAEPNEALIISGLGAKSKSETGLDSLGFKIVTGKGTAVLPGFQTSRRLRLDSRAGNLEVQCVTQQGIPVHVRGVVIYKVGDDLISIANAARRFLEQQASMDGAIHELFTGHLRSIIGNLTVEDLILNRERMTSETRMSAADEMSKLGLIVDSLQIQEIEDETGYITNLGRPHAARVSSAARIAEAERNQEATAREQETERENAAVIRDTEIKKAEYNGEVKQAEQQARQEVILRETRNAELEAERTEKRLESEIRKPADARAYEQVKLAGAQRDERIAYADAAKKEAERQADATRVMGEAQADAIRQKGLAEAEAIKARAEALAENTDAVIAQQLAEKWPEIVEAGAEVFGNVDNMIVLNGAQGVEDMLAKALTLGGTGLGVARQLLGDLNVKGAGQPAANGHAPEKPIPAEIPKPAKPEDD
- a CDS encoding oxygenase MpaB family protein, encoding MTREPDGLGPGSLTWRFFGDTRMALVGPRAAVLQNMLPALGQGVLDHSVFFDETFARVKRSAGPILNTVYGLDRAHATGTKVRDYHTDIKGTMPDGSRYHALDPETYYWAHATFFDNMLYGVETFIRPLGEDEKRRLYEESKTWYRMYGVSDRAMPEDWEAYQAYWKRMLDDEIVAHKTARYGVGYVSKGLPRPGRVPAPVWRAVSPPLNSVARFVTVGGLHPRMRELLGTPWSAADERRYRRFASGVRKLNRVWPLLPEAVRYVPQARKGFARARRRAR
- a CDS encoding AMP-binding protein, with product MTSRRDRLAWLGAAWRAGMLAPMPPRTLAAVVRAMRAYGALGAATAVGAARFGDRTAVVDDRGPVGYRDLDRGVNALATAWARRGIGPDGRVAILCRNHRGLLLALSAAGRLGAGIVLLNTDFAAPQLRRTVEEQGITALVHDAEFAPLVEGIEVPHGVYTAWSDGGACDLDELAAGRALAPPAPPRASALVILSSGTSGRPKGAMRSSAPSEPLALPGGILTRIPFRRNEAVLVAPPLFHGWGLTSATLALALGCTLVLHRRFDAERVVADLAERRCTALIAVPTMLSRVLAAPNLDGRDLSALRIIATGGGPLSAALTREATGAFGEVLYNFYGSTEASCISIATPADLAAAPGCAGTPPPGTVVSILDEDGRPVPPGTVGQVHVRSPTRFDGYTSGRAVAAAGAPLPIGDLGHVDRAGRLHIDGRADDMIVSGGENVHPAEIEELLAAHPDIAEAAVVGVPDEEFGQRLRACVVAAPGSSGGLDAEQVRKHVAANLARYKVPREVVFLDELPRTPTGKVVKRRLAAGS
- a CDS encoding type II toxin-antitoxin system Phd/YefM family antitoxin; the protein is MSITASEARRRLFPLIDEVNDDGAPVEIVAKNNRAYLVSAAEYEALEETAHLLRSPANTRRLMTAYQHALEGRHEIRDTIDPDEEQ
- a CDS encoding response regulator transcription factor, producing MSIRVALVDDQALVRGGFAMILRMHDDIEVVAEAGTGTEAIEAARRHRPDVILMDIRMPDLDGLEATSRIIGEADWDVRVLILTTFDPDEYVYRAMRAGASGFVLKDIPPDQLPAAVRTVADGGALLAPSITRRFIGRFTRDLTVNASVAARLGRLTDREREVLAAVAQGASNPEIAERLFIGPATVKSHVSGILTKLGLRDRVQIVIFAYESGLIEPGDRDIGH
- a CDS encoding TetR/AcrR family transcriptional regulator, whose amino-acid sequence is MAPPEHLISPSGPEEETEELTTRILDAALAEFGAYGLRRTNVDSVARRAELARATVYRRFAGKNDLMQAVAIREGRRAMVAMVRAAEGRPTVEERLVEGFVTGIGLARANPLLARLISSEPEIVLPYLTTESRFVAFARDFLAEQFRRSPGPSAVASPDAAAELIVRLAMSFFLDPQSCIPLETENDLRTFARTYLVPLLRAGTEPA
- a CDS encoding Txe/YoeB family addiction module toxin; amino-acid sequence: MKLSFTPEGWEDYTSWLSTDRQTLKRINRLIDDALRDPYEGIGKPEPLKHALQGAWSRRITEEHRLVYLPRGDELIILQARYRY